In a single window of the Pseudodesulfovibrio profundus genome:
- a CDS encoding glycosyltransferase family protein — protein MRIVFYCQHVLGVGHVFRSLEIVKGLKDHEVIMVTGGAEVEFDPPPNMTHIQLPGLMMTPDFKEFIPLEEGVTDVEDVLTRRLAQFKEIMREYRPDVFLVELFPFGRKKFRFELLPILEYVGYDTWGPCKAVCSVRDILVEKDDMQRQVQRVHAMLNPNFDAVLVHSDPKLVKLDETFPGVDGIVPSVHYTGYVARKPAPGAGAALRKELNMGDTPLIVLSVGGGHIGSNLLEGTLSASKLLAESHPHRLCVFTGPYATDEAFANYQAITDDCDWITVKRFTKRFPDYLDAADLSVSLGGYNTTMNLLATGTYGLMYPFLQNREQRMRTERLEQRDIVKMLLDDDLQPDVLAKHMAAGLERTPTPHGLNLDGGETSARILEELISK, from the coding sequence ATGCGTATCGTCTTCTACTGCCAGCATGTGCTGGGCGTCGGCCATGTTTTCCGCAGCCTGGAAATCGTCAAGGGGCTCAAGGACCATGAGGTGATCATGGTCACAGGCGGTGCTGAGGTGGAATTCGATCCGCCGCCAAACATGACCCACATCCAGTTGCCCGGGCTGATGATGACCCCGGACTTCAAGGAGTTCATTCCCCTTGAGGAGGGAGTGACCGATGTTGAGGATGTGCTGACGCGCCGCCTTGCCCAGTTCAAGGAGATCATGCGCGAATACCGGCCAGATGTTTTTCTGGTGGAACTGTTCCCCTTTGGACGCAAGAAGTTCCGGTTCGAGCTGCTGCCCATTCTCGAATACGTCGGGTACGACACCTGGGGACCGTGCAAGGCGGTCTGCTCGGTTCGCGATATTCTGGTGGAAAAGGACGACATGCAGCGACAGGTGCAGCGGGTTCACGCCATGCTCAATCCCAATTTCGACGCCGTGCTGGTCCACTCTGATCCCAAGCTCGTCAAACTGGACGAAACATTTCCCGGCGTGGACGGCATCGTCCCCTCTGTACATTACACCGGCTACGTGGCCCGCAAACCGGCCCCTGGCGCAGGAGCAGCGCTGCGTAAAGAGTTGAACATGGGAGACACTCCCCTGATCGTTCTTTCCGTTGGTGGCGGACACATCGGCTCCAACCTGCTGGAAGGCACCCTGAGCGCCTCCAAGCTGCTGGCCGAGAGCCATCCCCACCGGTTGTGCGTTTTCACCGGTCCCTATGCCACGGACGAGGCATTTGCCAACTACCAAGCCATAACCGACGACTGCGACTGGATCACAGTCAAGCGATTCACCAAGCGGTTCCCGGACTACCTTGATGCAGCAGACCTTTCCGTTTCATTGGGTGGCTACAACACCACCATGAACCTGCTTGCCACCGGGACCTATGGATTGATGTATCCATTCCTGCAGAACCGCGAACAGCGGATGCGCACCGAGCGCCTTGAACAGCGGGATATCGTGAAAATGCTGCTTGATGATGATCTGCAACCCGACGTGCTGGCCAAGCACATGGCGGCCGGACTGGAACGGACGCCCACACCCCACGGGCTGAACCTGGATGGCGGCGAAACCAGCGCTCGCATTCTGGAAGAATTGATCTCAAAATAA